Proteins from a genomic interval of Rosa chinensis cultivar Old Blush chromosome 2, RchiOBHm-V2, whole genome shotgun sequence:
- the LOC112188322 gene encoding uncharacterized protein LOC112188322 isoform X3: MLIPPGENMTQFGCSQKLYQKVLAPLLQVGLFAPAEQCSVAATLGLLSYILAYQKDFDLVLCRGTTREKIFKPWMESMTTKGCKFEKGLSVTDLLFNEETGQIA, from the exons ATGCTGATACCGCCTGGAGAAAATATGACTCAA TTTGGCTGCTCACAAAAGCTTTATCAGAAAGTCCTAGCACCATTGCTTCAAGTGGGTCTGTTTGCACCAGCAGAACAATGTAGTGTTGCTGCTACTCTGGGCTTGCTATCCTACATCCTTGCTTACCAG aaaGATTTTGATCTAGTGTTGTGTCGTGGAACAACTAGGGAAAAGATTTTTAAGCCGTGGATGGAGTCTATGACAACCAAAGGTTGCAAGTTTGAGAAAGGTCTAAGTGTAACAGACCTTTTGTTTAATGAGGAAACTGGCCAAATAGCTTGA
- the LOC112188322 gene encoding uncharacterized protein LOC112188322 isoform X1: MHFPTHKCIFFAVIDFDNADTAWRKYDSITSRELFTQFGCSQKLYQKVLAPLLQVGLFAPAEQCSVAATLGLLSYILAYQKDFDLVLCRGTTREKIFKPWMESMTTKGCKFEKGLSVTDLLFNEETGQIA, from the exons ATGCACTTCCCAACTCATAAGTGCATATTCTTTGCAGTAATCGACTTTGACAATGCTGATACCGCCTGGAGAAAATATGACTCAA TTACTTCAAGGGAGCTCTTTACGCAGTTTGGCTGCTCACAAAAGCTTTATCAGAAAGTCCTAGCACCATTGCTTCAAGTGGGTCTGTTTGCACCAGCAGAACAATGTAGTGTTGCTGCTACTCTGGGCTTGCTATCCTACATCCTTGCTTACCAG aaaGATTTTGATCTAGTGTTGTGTCGTGGAACAACTAGGGAAAAGATTTTTAAGCCGTGGATGGAGTCTATGACAACCAAAGGTTGCAAGTTTGAGAAAGGTCTAAGTGTAACAGACCTTTTGTTTAATGAGGAAACTGGCCAAATAGCTTGA
- the LOC112188322 gene encoding uncharacterized protein LOC112188322 isoform X2, translated as MLIPPGENMTQVRISITRITSRELFTQFGCSQKLYQKVLAPLLQVGLFAPAEQCSVAATLGLLSYILAYQKDFDLVLCRGTTREKIFKPWMESMTTKGCKFEKGLSVTDLLFNEETGQIA; from the exons ATGCTGATACCGCCTGGAGAAAATATGACTCAAGTAAGGATCTCTATCACTAGAA TTACTTCAAGGGAGCTCTTTACGCAGTTTGGCTGCTCACAAAAGCTTTATCAGAAAGTCCTAGCACCATTGCTTCAAGTGGGTCTGTTTGCACCAGCAGAACAATGTAGTGTTGCTGCTACTCTGGGCTTGCTATCCTACATCCTTGCTTACCAG aaaGATTTTGATCTAGTGTTGTGTCGTGGAACAACTAGGGAAAAGATTTTTAAGCCGTGGATGGAGTCTATGACAACCAAAGGTTGCAAGTTTGAGAAAGGTCTAAGTGTAACAGACCTTTTGTTTAATGAGGAAACTGGCCAAATAGCTTGA